The genomic stretch GACCCCTACGGCACGCCGATCCCCTTCGCCGACGCCGCCTTCGCGAACGCCCGCAACATGGTCTGTGTCACCGCGACCGACACCGCCCCGCTGTGTGGTGCCCACTTCGACAGCGGCGTCCGCAAGTACAGTGCGGTCCCGCAGAACACCGACTACCACCCCGAGATGGGTCTCAGGATACTGCTGTCGGCGCTCGCGCGCACCGCCGCGCGCTACGACGTCGGGATCGTCCCTGTCTTCAGCCACGTGACCCGCCACTACGTGCGCACCTACCTCGATCTGGAACACAGCGCGACCGACGGGAACCGCGCGATCGACGAGCTCGGCTACCTCGATCACTGCGAGGACTGCCTGCATCGCGAGGCGACGGAGGGGATGATCGCCGACCCATGGGAGGCCTGCCCGCTGTGTGGCTCCGAGCGCGTCTTGACGGCGGGGCCGGTCTGGCTGGGTCCGACCCACGACCGGGGGTTCGCCGAGCGGGTCGGCGAGGCGATCGACGAGGAGTGGGGGAGCGCGAAGCGCGCCGGTCGGCTGGTCGAGACCCTCTCCGAGGAGCTCGACCGCCCGACCCACTACGACCACCACCGCCTCTGCAAGGAGTGGGGCCGGCCCGCCGAATCGATGGACGAGTTCCTCGGAACGCTCCGCGAGGCCGGCTTCGAGGCCTCGCGGGCACACTACCACGGGACGGCGTTCAAGACACCGGCGACCGTCCGGGAGATCCGCGAGGCGGTCGGGGCGGCGGGGGCTTGCGAATGACATCCCCCGAGTATTTGTAGCTGCCCGACCCAATCCCGGTGTGAATCGCCGCATAGGGAACACCGTCGACATCGGCCGTGCCGTCGTCGAGGAGGTGCAGGAGAACGAGGCCACGTTTCTGGCGGCGAGCATCGCGTACTACGCGTTCGTTTCGCTCATCCCGCTGCTCGCGTTCGTCTTCATCGTCGCGAGCGTCGTCGGGGGCCAGGAGCTCGCAAACCAGATCGTCGCGGAGTCCGGCGAGTACCTCGCCCCTGCGGGCCAGGACGCGCTCGACGACGCGATCACCGCCGAAGCCGGCCGTGGGGGGGCGACCGTCGTCAGCGTCGTCGTCCTGCTGTGGA from Halalkalicoccus tibetensis encodes the following:
- a CDS encoding tRNA (guanine(26)-N(2))-dimethyltransferase, giving the protein MRVREGGVEIETGEAFYNPDQELNRDLTIAVLRAYRDREPRAERYLDAMGASGIRGARAAADGWDATLCDYKAENAELCRANLERNGLDGAVVNRDANALLHEELFDVVDLDPYGTPIPFADAAFANARNMVCVTATDTAPLCGAHFDSGVRKYSAVPQNTDYHPEMGLRILLSALARTAARYDVGIVPVFSHVTRHYVRTYLDLEHSATDGNRAIDELGYLDHCEDCLHREATEGMIADPWEACPLCGSERVLTAGPVWLGPTHDRGFAERVGEAIDEEWGSAKRAGRLVETLSEELDRPTHYDHHRLCKEWGRPAESMDEFLGTLREAGFEASRAHYHGTAFKTPATVREIREAVGAAGACE